GGAGAAGATGGCAAGGAGATGTGGGACATGGGGAGCTCGCTCTACGACTCCTACGAGCTGGCCTCCTTGTGCCAGATCCTTGACAGGCACGTCGGCACCGGCGACCTGCCGTTGTTGCACGGCGAGCCGCGGCAGGAGGGGCAGCGCATCGGcaccggagcgccgccgccgcccaaaGAGAGGAGGAACGCGCAGGCCGTGGTGCCCAGGGGCGCCGCCCAAcggggcggcggcaccggcagGAAGGTGACGCTGCGAGCGCTGTTCAGGGCAGCGGCGTCATGGGCGGCGGTGACCAGGCCGAGGAAGGCGCACGGCGGTGCCTGCGTTGGTGCAGATTCCGCCGGAGCAATCGAACCGGTTGTCTCGCCGGGCCGGTAAAAAACTTTGATGTGATCTTCGTTCTGTGTTCTTCAGCTGGGGACATGAATTTTCTTCATCTTTGGTTGGTTTGTTGCAATCTACCGTTTGCAATGTGCCTTCTTATCTGACTGTCGATCATGGAGTGAGTAGCCATGTCTCCAGGCAATGTGATCCGTGATGGTTTCTACTCCTACATGGTGCACGTCATCATCTGAGCTATAGCTCTGTGTGTCGCATGgtatcatcttcttcctccaggTTTGGAAAGTCGTTGAATTGAAACccataattaactttttgccactcttagaaatagcattaatatatttatcactggacccacatgtcatagacacatgaggccccatgtgtcatagacagcgggtgacaaatatgttaggtgCCATTTCTAaaaatggcaaaaagttaacTGCTCCGTCCTCCGAACCCTTTCATCTTATCCTGCACAAACTAACGGGGGTGATAGTTCGAgcgttttatgaaaaaaaatcaaacggtatattgcaaataaaaatattttatgaataaaattttatatacatattcttagcgatctaaaagctaatgctgaaaaataaacttcggtaaaaataattcaaatcaacttaattttaagattaaaaaatatcaaatattggattataaacataagtgaaaagatgaggatggACGAGTGTAAAGATGAGGTATGTTGGGTTGAAATAAAGGTGGATCATGACATGCCAAAGCCTAGAAgtagggctggataacgagccagctcgtctcggctcggctcggttcagctcgttaagataacgagctggctcggctcggctcgttatcgtaacgagctaaaacccagctcggctcaactcgttataaagctcgagctgactcgttaggctcgtgagccatgcataaaaagataaactaaataattttttaataggttatacaagcaaatttttatttcaaacatgcaaatcatatgaaattatattaaatattaaagtttgaactaacaaatcacatggtgaacctatgaagcactaaacacatgcattccagggtgaaatcaatgaacaccggtgaatcttgtgtctttggtctagctcgttaggctcgcgagcagcttatgagccagctcgagctggctcgttatctccaacgagctaaaatgctagctcggctcgttagaaaaatgaaacgaatcgagtcgagccgagccgagccgagtttgtcacgagtcaagtgagctaacgagccacgagctttatGTCCACCCCTACCTAGAAGCACCTTTGTGTCCTGTAGCTCATGCGGTAGAATTGGGGGGGGACAtaattgcaaatgaaaaataatttatgaataagataagtgttgtttttgccaaactaaaagtcaatgctaaaaataaattataataataaaacctcaaaatctacaacaaatttaaagttacaaattcaaattttagcttataatcatAGGCATGATTGAAAAGATTGAGCTAGGgctctatttttctttgtggTTGGTGCTATATTAATAACCTAGTTTATTCATGAGGCTTGGTGATGAAACCTATGACTTGTTTAGGAGCTGCTGGTAGCTTCAATTTCTTACGAAATCTCTAGAAGTTAGAAACTCTCTCAAACAACACAACACTTAACTCGTGAAAATGTAAagttaagaaaatataaaaaaaagaatacgaAAAAGGTCAGCTTCTCATAGAGCCTCTATAATCTTAACCTTAAGCTCCTTCTCCTGGCCCACCCACAATGTTGGAAGAGATGGTACATGCATGGCCCTTTTGCAAGCATCTTTGCTTGCCCTCAATGTTAGGCAGGCCGGCCCGAGCCAATACGGTCACTCCAATCTAAAGCCCGTCGGCCTGTCAATTTATATCTCAGTTGTGCATTCGCAAGATACAACACTGGTCGCAGTGCATACCATTTCAAAGAGGGACACGAGGAGAAACATCCTCAACAGACGCCAGCGTCGGACCTGGAGCTTGGAGCGTGTAGTGTCCTCAACAACGCACACACCCCGCAGCAAGTCAGCAACAGATCACGCAACGGCGGGCCAGCGTGGCTGATGTGGTGAAGCGCAGTCACCACCGCGCCGATCGGCCGTCGGGACGGACGAACTCCTCTCGAGAAAGATGGCGATTCGGTTGCGGCGACTCGACGGGAGTTCCTCGGGCGAAAAGACTAGCATCGTTTGTTCCATTCAACGTCATGTGCTAACCGGCGTTGTCGGGCTAGCAATTTTACGTGCAAACGCTTTCGTTGAACTAGATATTTGATTTACTCCTGTTGttctgtttattttatatcatctgATAAAAGTTATACAGCTGATATAGTAGGTCTTACATATTAGAGTATGTTCAAAAGGTACAACTGATTATCGACTTTTATCTAATCCATGTTAGCAACGATAACTTATTTGACcacaatattaaataaaataaatagaaaatgaagATGTCATTTAACCCTGTTCCACGAAACAAGTTAAAGGTTATTTGGTTAGTCTTGTGCACTTAACGTATATAAAAGGCTTGATGAAAATTATGACGTAGATCACTTTAAaataggataaaaaaacacctaTCCTTTTTCACATAAATCGGTGCTGTTCCGGTTTAAAATGGAATTTGGATGAAAACGATattatttcttattattttttatataaaaatatcagaaaATTGTTACatttatgaatttaagtaTTTAATAATGATGGCTTGCATATGATGCtagcagaaaagaaaagaaaactactacctccatcctaaaatataaacattaagattaaaaagaaaaagaaaaaactataaaacaaATGAGTAACTAGTGATGGTGAGAGAGTATCATATTTTCAAAGGCATTAACTTGGTTCCAACCCATGCATTAGCttctttttagataataatcCATGCATAAACCAGAGAAACGGCAGTACAATACATCGAAGCTGCTCAGGCCTCTTGCTAGCAAGAAAAACAACCGTTCATTTGCCTATCATCCTAAGTCCTAAACCATACACCTGGATGGCCCGGGATTTCTTCCCACACAAAAAACGACGCCTAGCAGCGTGCAAAAACGCCACCATGTCACCGCGACATGTTTTTACCTTGGCCCCAAAAAATGATGCGCAACGgaagtggaaaaaaaaacaagaactcTCAATCGAGAGGTTCTACCGATCGAACACGAGAGCTGCTTCTGCTCGCATCCCACTAATCTGCTTCCGACTTGAACTGCAGCGTGCGCTTGCTTATTCGGAGGCCTTCTCtggcgtccgccgccgcgcggtgGGGACGTTGGGCTGCAGGTGATCGTCGGGCTTGACTCCGAGCGCCCGCCTTGCCGACTGCggagtcctcgccgccgtgctcacGGGCTTCGCCTTCGCCTGTGACCCTGCAAAGCGAAACACAAGCCCAGTTGCTGATTTCATCCATCTCATTGCCCTCGCCGTGATATCGATGCGCTTAATGTGATGAATGATCTAAAGGTGCTTTCTGGTACGGTGATTAATTGCTAATCCAGCAGCAATGGCAAATCAGATTTTATCCGGATCACCTTTTGGTACCAAAACTATGCATGCATCCTGTTTGATGTTCTACAGGAGACTATGATTTATAGGACACCGGATTGCGATAAAATTCCTACGTTGCAAATGGGGCTAAGTTCAAATTTGCAGCTCATGGAATGTGATGGAAAAATGCTGTAGGGTACCTGCTTGCCTGGGCGCCTTGCCGTCCGCCTTCTTGGCCGGCGGCATCTTGCCGTCGCTGCTGTCCGGCCGCGATCTCAGGGAGCCGTTCGACGTGGTGGAGAACGCGTGGTCCGGCGACATTGCACCGAACCCGTTCTCGTCGCCGTACAGCGAGTTCCCTTCGCTGCCTGAATCCGACGCCTTGTCCCTGCCGTGCACGGTGCCGGTGGCCTGCTTCTCCCTCTCCATGACCCTGTAGGAGAACATCTGGAACggcacgtcggcgacgcgcgcTGCCTCACCGCGCTGCCACGCCGGGAGCCTCTTCAGCAGCTGCGCCTCGATGTCGAGGTAGTCGACGGCCGGCATGGGCGCGTCTTCCGTCtgcccctgctgctgctgctgctgctccgggTTCAGGATCAGGAACCGCTTGACGTACCGGAGGACGCGGCAGATGGAGGCGAACGCCGGCCGCTGCGCCGGGTCGGCGTGCCAGCACCGCTTCGTGAGCGCGGTGAGGTACTTGGGCGCCTGGAAGGGGAAAAgcggccgctcgccggcgcagATGTTCTTGCTCGTCTTGTCGCCCTGCAGGTGGTTGTCCTCGAACGGGACCTTGCCGGTCAGCAGCTCGAAGCAAATCATGGcgaagctgtacacgtcgGCCTTCTCGGTGCACCTCGCCGCGGCGTCCGCTATGCCGTCGGGCCTGAGCACCTCCGGTGCGTACCAGATGCAGGAGTGGTCGTTGCCGTTACCATTTGCAGTGGCGTTGCCATTGGCAGAAGCTTTTGCGCCGCCGGCTGTGATGCCCGGCCGCTCGAACCCGGCGACCTTGACGTGCACGTAGCCGCCGTCGGGTTGCCGCGGCTTGACGAGCACGTTGCAAGGGTTCAGCTCGCCGTGGTATATCTTCTTGGCGTGAAGGTATGCCATCCCACGGGCGATCTGCAGCATGatgtcgacggcgacgacgagcgggaACGGGATCCGCCGCCGTGGGCAGCTCACCTCCTTGACGTAACTCCCGAGGTCCTTGGACATGAGCTGGTCCATGACCACCAAGTATTCTTTCTTCTCCTCGTCGTGGAAGCAGTACGCGGCGTACGCGACGTTCGGGTGCACCACCGACGACAGGAGCGCGACCTCAGCGCCGGCGGCATCGATGTCCCCGATGAAATGCTTCACTGCAAAGCTCTCGCCCATCCAATGCGCCTCCTTTAGTCGGCTGCCGAGCCGCCTCCGGACGCTGTAGTCGCTGCCGAGCAGGACAGATGTCGGGTGCAGCTTCCccctcgccgcggcgaggagctCGGCGAGACGGTGCTCGTTCCTGGTCAGCGgcttcggcgccgccgcggccttcaTTTCGTCGAACAGTTGCGACATCACCCACCTGTCCTCCTTCCACGCCACGTCCATCCTAGCAACGAGCTCCTGTGAGACCAGATATAGCTTGCCGAACGCGTACTTGAACAGCTCTGGCTCGAGCATGTCCCTGTCGTACTTCTTGGCGAGCAACAGCCGCCTCCTGGCGAGCTCGTCCGGGTCGAAGCCGGCGATCTCGCCGGCGGTGTCAATGGCctcgagcgcgacggcgacgcaccACAGGACGTTGTGGAGATGCTGCTCCACGCACTCGGTGCCGTGCGCCATGGCCGCGGCCCGCGCCCACCAGCTTCCGCGGGGGTCGAGGCAATGCCGGATGTAGCCCTCGGCGTCGCGGAAGGCGCGCTGGAGCTCGCGGAGCGGTGCCTCGAGGGCGCGCCACTTGGCGCCGCGCTCGTCGAAGCGGAGCTGGGCGCGGACCTCcccggtgacggcggcgagcgcgtgcgcgcaggcgtcggcgaggaggcggcacTGCCGCGGGTTGATGCGGAGGTCGGTCTCGAACACCATGAGCGTGTTGATGCTGCCCATCACCTCGCCGAGCTGCCGGAGTTGCTCCATCCTGACCGGCGGCGATCAGTCTTGGCTCGATGGATCAAGTCCTCGCGTTATTCTTGAttgcttccttttcttctgtttctttGGATAGCACAGAAATCAATCCTGACAAGGATAGAAGGGTTCTTAATGTCAAACGTGCGAAATTTTCATCGAAATGTATCGATCGATGTATGAACGATGATTCTATCATGTTTTGATGGATGCCACAACAATATGCGCTCAAAAAATGCAAAAGGTAAATTCGATACATTTCTGAAGATCGCACACAGCTGTTTGTATTCTTCTCTGTTTCTTTCCTGTTTCTAACCTCCATCCATTTTAGGAACATTTGGTGTGAACCGAATCGCATCGAAATCATCAGAACAAAATCTTACCAACACTGCACAATTCAGTCCTTCTCATTCGAACGTATTCAACCACgaaatcaactttttttaaaaaaaactattcaaatCCATCAATCACAAAAGCACATCCTATGACTCAAACATGAACACAAGAAATCGAATCATAGAACAGaaaaagtttcttttttttgcgaAACATCGCACAGAAAGATAACTCACAAGCTTCTCGAAGCTAGCGCAGCAGAAAGCTTCAGATCGGTCACCGGCAGCAGGGCAGGGCAGGCGCAGCAGACTGAAATCCTTATCCGGCCATGGACCGCCGCGTTGCTTCAAGGATCGGCCACGGAGGAAAAGCTCTCGCTCGCTCTCTCGTTTGACGTAGAGATCCCGCAAAAGAGACAAGGAAAAGGGGAGGAGTCTCCAAAGCAAAAGGAGgacgaagacgaggaagaagaagaggagcaaAGCGTGCGTCGTTTTTTTTGGAGAGGGAGGCCTCCCACCACGCCCTGCTGCAGTTTCGTTCGCTCGAACTGCTTGGAGTTATAGGAGCAGCGACCCTCGCGCCGTTTTCCTTCCCGAATCGTGTGTGCTAGGCTGCTAGCTAAccggtttgttttttttttttcattttttcttttcatggcCCATTTTTAATCTGCGGTtgctaaaaatgaaaagaaactcTCATTTCTTCCTCGGTCAATGAGCATCGCTGTACATTGAACTAGCTAATGCTGGCATGCAATTAAGCGAATTGTGTGCTGTCAAACTAGCTCAAACTCTATACCATTTTTGGCTGAACTTTCTGGATTTACCGTGAAAGTTTCCTGAAATGGTGCTCTTGGTATGTTCACAAACATAAATTGCATGGGCTCTGAACCGTCCGTTTGGACGACCAACGGCCCAGGCTTCCATTGGTCTGCTTTTATAcctacttataaaccaaactttaaatttaaagtttaattttagaattgattttgtgttt
This is a stretch of genomic DNA from Oryza brachyantha chromosome 1, ObraRS2, whole genome shotgun sequence. It encodes these proteins:
- the LOC107305012 gene encoding uncharacterized protein LOC107305012, translated to MLASKMHQTQEGVERRGGMGEDGKEMWDMGSSLYDSYELASLCQILDRHVGTGDLPLLHGEPRQEGQRIGTGAPPPPKERRNAQAVVPRGAAQRGGGTGRKVTLRALFRAAASWAAVTRPRKAHGGACVGADSAGAIEPVVSPGR
- the LOC102713410 gene encoding mitogen-activated protein kinase kinase kinase 7, which produces MEQLRQLGEVMGSINTLMVFETDLRINPRQCRLLADACAHALAAVTGEVRAQLRFDERGAKWRALEAPLRELQRAFRDAEGYIRHCLDPRGSWWARAAAMAHGTECVEQHLHNVLWCVAVALEAIDTAGEIAGFDPDELARRRLLLAKKYDRDMLEPELFKYAFGKLYLVSQELVARMDVAWKEDRWVMSQLFDEMKAAAAPKPLTRNEHRLAELLAAARGKLHPTSVLLGSDYSVRRRLGSRLKEAHWMGESFAVKHFIGDIDAAGAEVALLSSVVHPNVAYAAYCFHDEEKKEYLVVMDQLMSKDLGSYVKEVSCPRRRIPFPLVVAVDIMLQIARGMAYLHAKKIYHGELNPCNVLVKPRQPDGGYVHVKVAGFERPGITAGGAKASANGNATANGNGNDHSCIWYAPEVLRPDGIADAAARCTEKADVYSFAMICFELLTGKVPFEDNHLQGDKTSKNICAGERPLFPFQAPKYLTALTKRCWHADPAQRPAFASICRVLRYVKRFLILNPEQQQQQQGQTEDAPMPAVDYLDIEAQLLKRLPAWQRGEAARVADVPFQMFSYRVMEREKQATGTVHGRDKASDSGSEGNSLYGDENGFGAMSPDHAFSTTSNGSLRSRPDSSDGKMPPAKKADGKAPRQAGSQAKAKPVSTAARTPQSARRALGVKPDDHLQPNVPTARRRTPEKASE